The proteins below are encoded in one region of Syntrophotalea carbinolica DSM 2380:
- a CDS encoding response regulator, translated as MNERILIVEDESRLSSLLADYLRQANFEPHILADGLPVVSWVRDNHPSLILLDLMLPGRDGMEICKEIRGFSDVPIIMVTARIEEIDRLLGLELGADDYICKPFSPREVVARVKAVLRRSGGQSNLHSQGLTLEEASLHANLNGCKLDLTAVEFKLLQHLAAHPGRIFSREQLMDRIYADRRIVSDRTIDSHIKKLRKKMDTASPGVDLIRSVYGVGYKFETEE; from the coding sequence ATGAACGAACGGATATTGATTGTCGAAGACGAAAGCCGCCTGTCCTCCCTTCTGGCAGACTACCTGCGGCAGGCAAACTTTGAGCCCCATATCCTTGCAGACGGCCTTCCCGTTGTATCCTGGGTAAGGGATAATCATCCTTCCTTGATTTTGCTCGACCTCATGCTGCCAGGTCGCGACGGCATGGAAATATGCAAGGAAATAAGAGGGTTTTCCGATGTGCCGATTATTATGGTGACAGCCCGCATCGAGGAAATAGATCGGCTTTTGGGACTGGAACTGGGCGCCGACGACTATATCTGCAAACCCTTCAGCCCCCGCGAAGTGGTTGCCCGCGTCAAAGCGGTACTGCGACGCAGCGGCGGCCAGTCCAATCTGCACAGTCAGGGATTGACGCTTGAAGAAGCCAGTCTGCACGCCAATCTCAATGGCTGCAAACTCGACCTTACGGCGGTCGAGTTCAAACTGTTGCAACATCTTGCGGCTCACCCCGGGCGCATCTTTTCCCGGGAACAACTCATGGACCGCATTTACGCCGACCGGCGGATCGTGTCCGACCGCACCATCGACAGCCATATCAAAAAATTGCGCAAGAAAATGGACACCGCATCACCGGGCGTAGACCTTATTCGATCGGTTTACGGGGTCGGGTATAAGTTTGAAACGGAGGAGTGA
- a CDS encoding ATP-binding protein, with translation MKLSIKHRLFLAFLAAAGLVVASMFFITKFSFERSLLRYVNTTEQERLVRLEAMLETAYQDHGNWDFLRNNRRLWMHMLLSCRHEKPFPAMLSEDRSRWLEPPPPERPLPHVPPPPMQQNFDWRVTLLDAGKKPIFSSLAPGDKPRFSPLAIDHQIIGYLGLTPPKIIIDPHQQRFAQEQRRSMAIISLIVTTAAALLSLPLSRRMVKRITTLATATHRLAAGNYDIRVEAKSGDELGQLARDFNSLAKTLESNEHMRRRWVADISHELRTPLAVLRGEVEAVQDGVRLLTPQTLDTLHSEVLRLERLVSDLYELSLSDIGALQYRKTDIDLMEVLQQSLDAHLPQFTEKGLSLLAPSAQPEDLFIHGDPERLSQLFSNLLENSLRYTDANGQLQVTIEILEHAVQLNFRDSAPGVPPETLGRLFERLFRVEGSRNRKHGGAGLGLALCKNIVEAHNGSIEARPSTLGGLWVVVTLPRSG, from the coding sequence ATGAAACTAAGTATCAAGCACCGATTATTCCTCGCTTTTCTTGCCGCCGCCGGGCTGGTGGTCGCAAGTATGTTTTTCATCACCAAATTCAGTTTTGAACGCAGCCTGTTACGCTACGTCAACACCACGGAACAGGAACGGCTCGTGCGCCTGGAAGCCATGCTTGAAACTGCCTATCAAGACCATGGCAACTGGGACTTTCTGCGCAACAATCGCCGCCTCTGGATGCACATGCTGCTATCCTGCCGCCACGAAAAACCTTTTCCCGCCATGCTGTCCGAGGACCGAAGTCGATGGCTGGAGCCCCCCCCTCCCGAACGGCCGTTACCCCATGTACCGCCGCCCCCGATGCAACAGAACTTCGACTGGCGCGTCACCCTGCTGGACGCTGGCAAAAAACCGATTTTCAGCTCCCTGGCTCCCGGCGACAAGCCCCGCTTTTCGCCCCTGGCCATCGATCATCAAATCATCGGTTATCTGGGGCTGACCCCACCGAAAATCATTATCGATCCCCACCAGCAACGCTTTGCCCAGGAACAACGTCGTTCCATGGCCATCATTTCCCTCATCGTAACTACAGCGGCGGCCCTGCTTTCGCTGCCGCTGTCCCGGCGCATGGTAAAACGCATCACCACCCTGGCGACAGCCACCCATCGTTTAGCGGCTGGAAACTACGACATTCGGGTCGAGGCAAAATCCGGCGACGAACTGGGGCAACTGGCCCGCGACTTCAATTCACTGGCCAAAACCCTCGAAAGCAACGAACACATGCGCCGCCGCTGGGTGGCGGATATTTCCCATGAACTCCGCACACCCCTGGCCGTTTTAAGGGGAGAGGTCGAAGCCGTACAGGACGGAGTGCGCTTACTGACACCGCAGACCCTGGACACCCTGCACAGCGAAGTGTTGCGCCTCGAGCGCCTGGTGAGCGACCTTTACGAACTGTCCCTCAGCGACATCGGAGCGTTGCAATACAGGAAAACCGACATCGACCTGATGGAAGTGCTGCAGCAGTCTCTTGATGCCCACCTGCCCCAATTCACCGAAAAGGGATTGTCGCTGCTGGCACCATCAGCACAACCTGAGGATCTGTTTATTCATGGCGATCCCGAACGCCTGAGCCAGCTGTTTTCCAATCTTCTGGAAAACAGCCTCCGCTACACGGATGCCAACGGCCAACTGCAGGTCACCATCGAGATCCTGGAACATGCGGTTCAATTGAATTTTCGTGATTCCGCACCGGGGGTTCCGCCCGAAACCCTGGGCCGCCTCTTTGAGCGCCTGTTTCGGGTCGAAGGCTCTCGCAACCGCAAACACGGCGGCGCCGGCCTCGGCCTGGCCCTGTGCAAAAATATTGTCGAGGCTCATAACGGTAGCATCGAAGCCCGCCCATCGACTCTGGGCGGCCTTTGGGTCGTCGTAACCCTGCCAAGGAGTGGATAG
- a CDS encoding Spy/CpxP family protein refolding chaperone, producing the protein MQKQLIVTVLCGTLLLAGTAVLAEQGGMPNARFEGPQQGRTMCARGEAPQEHDMRMLECLDLSAAQRKEVKKLRDESFKLAEKWHEKMAEVRRKLRRASAPKTFDEKQLRTLVAEKSRIEADLMVDRAGTRARIYALLTPEQQELADLADKLRQLQGHGPGAPGRPVPLGMMNPGADGKR; encoded by the coding sequence ATGCAGAAGCAACTGATTGTGACGGTATTGTGCGGCACTTTATTGCTGGCTGGTACAGCTGTTCTGGCGGAGCAGGGCGGTATGCCGAATGCTCGATTTGAGGGGCCGCAGCAGGGTCGCACCATGTGTGCGCGCGGAGAGGCTCCCCAAGAGCATGACATGCGCATGCTTGAATGCCTGGATTTAAGCGCAGCACAGCGTAAAGAGGTCAAAAAACTGCGTGATGAAAGCTTTAAACTCGCCGAAAAATGGCATGAGAAGATGGCAGAGGTACGAAGAAAGCTGCGCCGGGCTTCCGCGCCGAAAACCTTTGACGAGAAGCAGCTGCGCACGCTGGTGGCGGAAAAATCACGTATCGAAGCGGATCTTATGGTCGATCGTGCCGGGACTCGGGCCCGTATCTATGCCCTGCTGACCCCCGAACAGCAGGAACTGGCCGATCTGGCGGACAAGTTGCGTCAATTGCAGGGCCATGGCCCCGGAGCTCCGGGGCGGCCTGTGCCCCTGGGGATGATGAATCCCGGGGCAGACGGGAAACGATGA